A single region of the Nicotiana sylvestris chromosome 6, ASM39365v2, whole genome shotgun sequence genome encodes:
- the LOC104247367 gene encoding uncharacterized protein — protein sequence MVTNLDDDDDDIEELSLPTKRGRDGSSHGSSTKGPMDCYLSKKPGAKGGGKDVQKIAKDILRDRAVRAFARWVYDAGLPFNCVNYDTFGDFIEAVGQYGPGMKPPTYHEIIGPYLNKEVEETNKIVEEHKVVWNKYGCSIMMDKWTARTEKMIINVLVNSPRGSLFLESIDASDTPTDHIKMFTLFQNTIENIGPSKVVQVVTDNASENKKAGGMIEGAYKNVYWTPCAAHCINLMFGDIFRKKPFSTVFGQGVRLHSYISQWPLLLNMMRRFTMQKNLVKRQDLPLLS from the coding sequence ATGGTGACCaatcttgatgatgatgatgatgatattgaAGAATTGTCACTTCCAACAAAACGGGGAAGAGATGGGTCAAGCCATGGATCATCGACTAAAGGTCCTATGGATTGCTACTTATCAAAGAAGCCGGGAGCAAAGGGCGGTGGAAAAGATGTACAAAAAATTGCTAAAGACATTTTGAGGGATCGTGCGGTTAGAGCTTTTGCACGATGGGTCTATGATGCTGGACTCCCCTTCAATTGTGTCAACTATGACACTTTTGGAGACTTTATTGAGGCCGTTGGTCAATACGGACCTGGAATGAAGCCTCCCACTTACCATGAAATAATAGGTCCTTATCTAAATAAGGAAGTGGAGGAGACTAATAAAATTGTTGAGGAGCATAAAGTTGTGTGGAACAAGTACGGCTGCTCCATTATGATGGATAAGTGGACGGCAAGAACGGAAAAAATGATTATTAATGTGTTGGTAAATTCTCCCCGGGGAAGTTTGTTTCTTGAGTCCATTGATGCTAGTGACACACCCACTGACCACATCAAAATGTTCACCTTGTTTCAGAACACCATCGAAAATATTGGTCCAAGCAAAGTTGTTCAAGTGGTTACTGATAATGCAAGTGAAAATAAGAAAGCGGGTGGCATGATTGAAGGAGCGTACAAGAATGTCTATTGGACTCCATGTGCGGCTCATTGTATCAACTTGATGTTCGGGGACATTTTCAGGAAAAAACCCTTCTCTACAGTTTTTGGCCAGGGCGTTAGGTTACATTCTTATATTTCTCAGTGGCCCTTGTTATTGAATATGATGAGAAGATTCACCATGcaaaaaaatttggtgaaaagaCAAGATTTGCCACTGCTTTCTTGA